In Oryza sativa Japonica Group chromosome 1, ASM3414082v1, the genomic stretch gacccggcggtaagcacggttactgTGCGGTAACCACgataaccgtgaaaaaccgtacgaaaccatataaatttatttgactttaaggaggttaccgcggtttTTCTATTACCGTATCCCTACGGTAAGGCCGGTAACTGCGGTAACCGCACGGTTACCGACGGTAATGTAAACCCTGGGTGCGACAACATGGCCTAGCGGGCCTTGTAAGCGTAGGGGCAACGGCCACCAAGTGGAGGGCGATGCAAGAATCGCTTGACAAGGCtaaggaggggggaggggagggagggggacactggtggagaaaccctttgtactCCTGGTTCGTAActcccctttagtcccggttatccaaccgggactacgaatccgggactaaagatcgctatctttagtcccgagtgaaataaccgggactaaagatcgatattTACTAAAGATAcctatctttagtctcggttggactaaagagagggtagcggcagtcccattaggtctccttttctttttttttcattattttttagccagagtttaatccctgtattttctcccaaatcgagtgggatgcatattcccaaatcaaaccccaaatcaaagtaacatcccaaaacattcacatcacaaatcttaagttacttgTACACaaaaaatcaaatacatcacaaatcttaaaaaaattacacacaaaccaaatacatcacatattatatatctcagatccatacaacaaatcacaaaattatacatctcagtgaatcacaaattgtaaaaaaaaaagaaaaaaaaagaatgaatgcCGGTagtgccgcctgccgccgctcgctacTCGCCGGGCgtggccccgccggccgcctacCGCGTGCGGCcccgccgggcgcggccccaCCTAACGCGtgcgggaagggaggagggggaggaggcgatgCTCGCTGGGCATcggatgggaagggaggagggggaggagagggccgggatgggaggaggagagggagatggatctgaggagaggagaggccggTTGTGAGGGAGAGGATAGGGAATAGAGATTATATACTACGCgtgattttagtcccggttggtaataccaaccgggagtaaagatctaggagatctttagtcccggttagtaataccaaccgggactaaagtggtaatctttagtcctggtttgtgacaccaaccgggactaaagatcgtaaaaTGACTATGgggttttaaaccgggactaaaggtttTTTTTAACTGGGACTACTGTGGTTTTGGGGCGACCGAGCAAAGATCAGTTTTTCCAGTagtgggaggaggggagagaaatCACACAAGTGACGTACAGATATACCAATCTATGTTCCTACCAGGCTACCatgacgtactccctccgtactcgtaaaggaaatcgttttggatagcgacacggtctctaaaaacacaactttgacttctttgtTTGTGTAAagatatttattgaaaagtgatatatgcatacatttatgaaaatatttttcaagaccaatatattcatataatttttacattttcaaactcaacaacttgagagttattcataatttatattcccaagatttaacttaaacattatcctaaacgacttcctttactacggagggagtatgtgttaaCGGTAAGATTTGGATATAAGCATTGGTCAAAACGGACCAACAAGAGGAATTGACGCCGTAAGAAGAATTGGTTCAGTTGGGAAGTGAATCGGGCTGATTAGACTtgttttagatttaattttggaaataaTTGCTGTAATTAGGCAGGTGTGTAATTTTCGTTTATTTGGAGATAAGTCCACTGCCGATCAAATCGTATTTGAGTCGGGCTTAGTTAGACCAATGGTATAAATATATGTGCCCACAAACCTagctaggaaaaaaaaatcaacatatcAATATACGACTTTTGATGCCGTCCAGTAGCACGTAAATATATATAGGGATTTCATATCACGAAATGCCCATACGTACTAGATTGCCAACAAACTACTGTCGATATACCTACTTTTATTTTGGTAGGTTGATACATTGTCATTTTATCACTAGAGtaatacattatttttttatcatctcTCTTCAACTTAAATATTTGGGTTGGTGTATTGCGCTGAATACCTATGAAATCTTTGCTGATATATAGCACTTACATATCCATGTCTTTCGGTGTAGCTTatttcgttctaaaatataagcacttcTAACATTATTTTAAGAtattaaaaatcaaaacaaatacTATGATGTTACTCGGAAAATGAGAGGTCGTTGAGAAGTGTAAAGTGATTCGATATAATATTAGGTAAAAGTTTAAATGTGGGTTGGTTGGTGGGGGAAACTAGtactctagaaaaaaaaatattttgaaacacaTTTTAAACGTCGAAAGTATAACACTACTACGAAAATCGTTTTCCCATGCAGCCAAAAATTGTTTTCTCAGGTAGGGGAAGGCCCGCCTGTATGCAAAGGCttatgaaaataaattattttcacGGGCGGTATAGCCAcccgcttgcgaaaatattTTGTGCGAACAAAAAAAATCGCCACCACCCCACCCGCACGGCCGCGCCAGCCCTACCCAcctccggccgcgccgccacctcagCCCTCCCACCTCCAGCCAGATCTAGGGTTACGGttttgggagggagagggagagggaggggaggtgagGGGAGCCCTGTGCCCGCTGCAGGGGTGCTGCTGTCGccctctccccttccccttcaaatggatctaggagggaggggagccgccgctgtcgccgccctccctctccctctggcCGAATCtgggaggaggaaagggagccatcgccgtcaccgccaccgtcctccccctctcccttcgaccggatctgggagggagggagggaggggagccgccgccgccgccgtcctccccctcccccctttgGCCTGATCTAGgacggagggaggggaggggagccgcgtcGAGGTAGATGctaccgctgccaccgccgatAGCTGCCGCCACCAacgccctctcccctctcctctccagcCGGATTTGGGAGTCAAGCAGATCTCTTAAGATACCAGGCGGATCTTTTAAGGggtccgcctacaaaaatacttttatttttctagACGGACCTTTAAAAGGTCCACCTGGAAAAACAATTTACGCATGCGGGATTATATTTATGGTAtctttaattatttttacaaaCGATGATTTTATAGTTTgcttgaaaaaaatcaaaaaaatatgaaaaatatttttctagtagtataGGCTTGAGTCCTGTATGGGCCGAAAAAGTTGCAATGCAAAACGCTAAATTTTAAGTAGAAATATCAATAACATCTTAAGCCTAGCTACATGGTTCAATTCAGTACTACTCTTGCTAAATCACTGTCTCCGCCTTAGTAGCATAGGTGCCTCCTTGAAAAGATTGAAGCacccactactagaaaaagcatttttgcCGATGTTGGGTATttattttcgcaagcggacaTAACCCTCGGAGCCAAATagccgcctacaaaaatacaaACCGGGGTAAAGCTGGATGTCCAGCTGCggaaatctattttcgcaggcggacctcttaagtggtccgcctgtgaaaataaaCTTGGAATATAAATAGAGCCAACCTAGGAGCGATTTTTTCTAAGTCCCTTCTTCCTCGCTCCctcactccctctctcccgcgtccctccccttccccctcacctccacacctctcctctcccctcccctcccctctcctcctctcctcggcCAGAGGCGGCGGTAGCTCCcggctcccggcggcggcggatcccgtggaccggcagcggggcggcgcggggcgtcCAGTGGGGggtcccctccctccctccctcctagatctggccggaggggggaggggggaggctggCGGTCAGCCGCGAAGGGCGGACTTGCATCGCGCGCGGGGCGgccagcggcggctcccctcccttccttcctctcagatctggccagaggagggagggggaggccggcggctggTGGCGAAGGTTGGactggcggcggctcccctccccctccctcccagatctgggtGGAGGAgtgaggggggaggccggcggccggcggcgaagggcgGACCGACGGTGGGGCGTGGCGTCGTGCGCGGGGCGGACCGGCAGGCGGCggcttccctccctccctccctcccagatctggccggaggggacGGGGGGAGGCCGGTGGCCAGTGGCGCGGGGCGGACGGCGGTGGGGTGCATCCGTGCGACGGCGACGTCCGTGCGAAAATTTGTGATGCGTTTGATTtggttgtgaatgatttggttTGATCTGTGATGCTTTTGTGTATTTGATTTAGTTTGATGGTGAATCTGGATTGGGGAATGGGAGGAGAATGGGCAGCTGCTGCTACCGGCCGAaacggcggtgggcggtggctgcctattttttttaatgctgGGAGCTATTTTCGCGGGCGGACCAGTTGTCCGTCTGTGAAAATCAACCATTTTCACAGTTGTTCGTTTGCAAGTGGACGAGTTCTCCGCCTATGAAAACCTGTTTAGTCCGTCTGAAAAAAATACGTTTTCTAGTAGTGACctgtatatataaattttagagCTCCAGGAGAAAAGATTGATCAATCGTCAAAACTAAACTACATATTGGCAATGCTGGAGCAATCAACAACTGACAAATGCAGCCGATGATGAGCTCTAAAACTAAAAGCTTGTTCGTCCTGGCAACGCTGTAAAGTTGATGCAGCTGGGGACGATCGATGTATGCATGTGCCCCTCACCTTTTTCCAACGAACTACAGCTGCTTCAAGAACTCGAGAGTGCTgtaagagagggaaaaaaaaacaattaatggCCGTGGCCCATATCAGGGTACGTACCGGCCTGTTTGTGCTCCTCAATCAATGAAAACGTATTGctaattgtttaattttatgcAAGAGAGATGTGACAGATACGTCCAATGTGTTGGGATCTCATTTTGCGTCGTTCGCACTCGAGCAAACACGCACTTTTTCACAGTAggtcataaaaaaaatacagcgGAAGTGAAAATCCAAGTTTAAAGAAAgcgatatatatttttttaatttccagAAGTACGTACGTATACAGTATTTTTTTTGCCGTATATCGTTTCTTCTTTTCTCGGTCATGGTTGTTAATTTGTACGTACGTATGCCTTCTCAGCCTTTTCTGGTCAATTTTTTATGAAAAGTATTACTCGGTAAATTAGGAGAGATAGATTACTAtttataatagatctaatccaaTGGTATAAACTAATGAGTCCACCaacttaaatgaaaattgagggctagatttttttctttttttttcagaatttttaagtttttttttctattttattataGCGCCATGTGACAGCTTGAGAGTGTTTTTAGAGCACCATATGGCAGCATGAGAgagtttgtaggaagtttaatggacttttagtatttaatagatagatatagtgtcatggttatggataccacatatctaatagtagttgactaaactcGGCCAGGTCCACCACATACCAAGTCTTGTATGTAATCATatctcgtatatagaaggagtttcgGATAAGGAAGAACAAATAAAGTTCTATATGAAAACGACaatgactactcggattgtatccatattggtttccctagttttaCTTGAACAAGATGGCATCTAtggatataaatacaagcccctaggaggagagggggaggccACAAGATCAACATAGATCAATACAAGCCAAGACATGCCACCAGATATTAACATCAGAGATTAGCCTAGACATACTCCATCCGATTTTTTATCTCGCCGagtgcggattcgaggaggaagactaccctgtcgtcGACTATGAGTTGGTCATCCATaccgccaagtcgacgacagCTAGATAGGTTGTCCCAATTATTGTATTATGTGGTTTTCTATATCAATCCCATATAaataggatgtagggctattacctatcagataagtggcccgaacctgtataaaaatccctgtatccatctcttttacctcaatctcgcatataccctggtaccaacgatcgccataccatccaaataccgtagtcgcgaTCTCAAACTTCAACATATAGCATCGTCTTTTTTTACTTAATActagtcttttttttcttatatgattGCTACCTCttctttatatataaatatactcCTATCTCTTATATCCCCTCTTTCAAATGGGTAAtcagttgatttttttatactaGTTCTTTTATATAGTGTATTAGAAAAAGAATATAGCTTAACTATTCAAATTTACAGCATAAGTTTTGAGTGTTACAATATAATTGTAGTGTAAATGTATATCATTTTCAATGAAatattgaatttttttagaaaatatagtgccataaatatagctaagTACTTTAGTTCTACTACTGCCAACGTAATTAACAGTAGAAATAATATAATCCATTCATTTACAAACTGAAAAAAAGGTGTTTATCAAGGGCAATGTTTATTTTTAACTCTTGAACAATTTTTTAAATCCATTTTTATCATAATCCTTTCTAACTCTAATTTTTGTCCTGAACCCAAAAAAAACCACTTTCTTTTCATCCTCGGCTTTCAAAACCGGATGAACACCACTCTTAAAACTACCAGATTCTACGGTGGTTTTAATTTATTCCAATGATGGTAGATAATGGCTGGTCGTATTGATCAATTTGGTTTAGTTACTCTATCAAGTTGATTATTAGTTGCATATCCATTTGttatatagattattataatcgaAATCAATCAATCCGGCCAACATCTACAACCAACATGTATACACCATTCTTTCGTTGTACCCATTTCTAACTATTCTAATCCCTTTTTACCCAAAAATAAAAGGATATACCTCCCTCACtcctacttcctccatccctaaatatttaacgctgttgacttttttaaacatgtttaaccgttcatcttatccaacaaatttaagtaattattaattcttttcctatcatttgattcattgttaaatgtactattactactcaagttttttaataatattcataaaagtttttgaataatacgaatggtcaaacatgtttaaaaaagtcaacagcatcaaatatttagagacagatggagtattttctaaaaaagatcCCTAGCAATAATAATCATATTACATGTTGCAtattcatatactccctctgttgaCAAATATATAAGCGTATTTTGTGTCGTTATGATAAGCCAACCATTGCTTTACTAATTATCACTAATGTGATAGTACAAAAGTATTACATAAGTGAAGTACTTTTGGATATGAATCTAACACCAAATCTTGTGTCAGAAAAATTATGTCCCACTCTACTAATTGTTGGTCAAAACCTTATTCTAAACAAACAACAAAATATGTCCTACATTTTTCAATAGAGAATATAAGAGGGAgagtttatatgtatatatacactaCTGAAATTGCATAGGAGATAAATATCTGAAAATCGCCAATACAGAAGTATGATTTTTGGGAGCAAGCTGAACGTGGATGGTACATGCTACCGGTGCTCTTGAGAAGGTAGCACTACCAGTCATGGAGAGGATATCGTTGATATCGTTGCCGTTGCGAATGGACTGGAGACCGCATCCTCTACCACTTTTTACCGGAGAAAGGATCAAAAAGGGTTGTGCCCTTTTGGGAGACCAGCAAAGCAGGAAAGGAAACTACGGCTGCACCAGGAGGCAGAAAGGAGGTCCTTCCATGGCAGTGGCAGTGGTAGATACAGCCGGTTTTGACATGTGAGCCTGTGACAGAGAGGAGCAAAAGAGACCCGCAAGTTCCTACTGCGAGCAAGTCCCTACTGCTAACAAAGGGACGTGAAGGGCTGTTCAGACCATAgacaaaataaaccttactaaattttggaattgctaaaatttggcaatttaataatattgccaaaattttaacagggtttcttatatatttatcaaaGTTTGGCAATAATATAAATGAATGCACATATTTAGCAACTCTATGAAAAAAAAGTATGGTTTGAAATGACATCAATTTGAAGTATTATAGAAAAAAAGTATTCTCTCCGTCCTATTTTAATTATAGTTTTGGGTTTATGAATTCAATAGTTGatttttcatttatttgaaaactttaaaaaataagtcatgcataaaacactattcatgttttattatctactccctccgtcccataatataagggattttgagtttttacttgcgttgtttgaccacttgtcttattcaaaaaattttgaaattattattattttttttgacttactttattatcccaagtactttaagcacaacttttcgttttttatatttacacaatttttttaagtactaacataattttttttaaataagacgaaaagTCAAACATTGAATACAGAAATCtaaaactgcacttaaaataggacgaGGGAGTAGTATTACTTCGGTTACTTGCCGATAACTTAATCTTTTGAAAaccttatttttataaataaatagtgACCTACTTTTGGTGCCCATGGCACGGACCTTATAacgaaataaattaaaatggtAATAGAGTTATCTAGTATGGAATAGAGTGTGGTGGTAACTGGTAAACATACGCAAACCTAAGCTAGAGAACCGGGTTTGAACCCCACTGAAGGCTGTGTGGGGCGATGCGTTCGgacgaaaaaaaaagggtggAGAGAGTGGGAATCAAACACAATATCTTTGGATTGGAAGAGGAGTCCATTTTCTACTACAGTAGGCTATGAGAAGAAGTAGCTTTGAAACTTTTTAACAAGTATAAAACTCAACGTCATGAATCTCGGCGCTAAGGGTGAGAGTTCATTGCCAAGGCTCATGGCACCGAGGTTTTGGTCTATTTTTACAACAAGTTTTTAGCGCTGTCTATTctttaaataatttttctaAAAGGATTAAACTGTCAAAATTTCGGTAGTCATTCATGTTGTGCACTTGTGCTCCATAGCACCCTGTGCTAACTCATAGTCATATTTATAGATATCAGAATCTGAAGTCTAGCGAATGGATCCAAACTCCTCCACTACACAAATAATATCATCTGATAGAGAGGCATAGATTTGCAATACAAGCTAGTAATAAATTGGATTAACAATATAAATAATTTCTCATGACAAAGTTAGTTCTTAAATTCACCTATGATGTACACACATCCTACCTACGCCTGTCTCACGATCCGATGACTGTACGCTACTACACTAATCTCATTGCCCTTCTCCAACATAACAATGtcgtcatcttcatcacctATCTCCAATATAGCAGCATAACCATCTATACTTATTTAACTTTCTCCATTCTTTTCTCGCATACCCTCTCCAAGTCCCCCCCACCTTGTATAAATCGCATTCGCTAGAGTTCATTGCGAGCTCAGAACATATAAAAGGGAATATTACTAGAGCATAAATTAGTACAAGTCGTATTTTATGCAAAATTTTGACGAGATACTACGAATTTGTACGATTTTACCCGAAAAATCAAATCACTATACTTCCCTTGATTCAAATATTTCTCGGTCACACTTATAGCAAACATACCATAACTTGCCCAAACTTAGCTATGATAATAAGGTTTGATATCCCCTGTACCCATTTTACACCCCAGTGGTCTCCACCCCTCTACATTGGCAGTCCACGTCGGTGAGTGGATCGGGTCAAATACGATTTGGATATGTGATGTACCGTTAAACgagtttagagaaaaaaaatatgttttctaagTTTAAGAACCTAGATAATATAGTCGTACAAGTTTACAGGCGGTCTATGCACTCTGCTCTAAAACAAACAACCCCTGTACTCCAGAAGACAGCACGGAGCGAAAGACCACAGAGGATCCATCCGTTCCGTTGTGATACCCATGCTGTTATCCGGTTCACAAGCAAGCCCACATCTGCTCCTTCCATTTGTACCCACGTCTGCTGTCCATTGACCGGTTGACCGCCCTGACTGCCCCGTACCAGCGACAGCTTTTCCCTTCCAtttcttttctcctttctctctctataCTCCACTCATGTGCTGTACTACACTGACACTCCCCTACAGCTGCAGctgcctcccctctcctcccacttcgcCCGCCGCCATGCGCCGTGCACTCCGGCCAATGATTCCACCTGAaagccgccattgccgccgctctcctcctctcctctccctctcctgaGGTAGACAGTTTGCCAGTCAGATAGTAGTAGGTATTAACAAGAGTTGTCTCCTACTACTCCTACTGTACTTCTTGGCTTTCTGGTGGTGACccgcgatcgatcgatgtcCATGTCCATGTCCACAGCTACTACCACTCCAGCAGTGCTCCGCCTGTCGACGGACATGGCGATGTCCGAGTGCGCGGCGACgatgccggcgacgacggcgcaccaccaccaccaccacgccgttGCGTACTTCGGTCTTTCTTGCGCTCTCGCCGTGCTGCATCGTCGctcgggtggtggtggtggtgggtgtgATCTTGGCGCCGGGCCGCGGCGGTGCCGGTGGTCGCGGCGGAGAGAGCTCGCGCTGCGGGAGAGGGTCGGGGAGctggagagggaggtggaggagctccggcggaggaggggggaggatgCTAGGGCCAACGAGAAGGTGGCCGGCATATTCGCGGCGCACGAGCAGCGGTGGTTCGCGGAGCGGAAGGGGCTGCGGCGGCAGGtgcacgccgtcgtcgccgcggcgcgggcgcgggaggcggcgcacggcgaggCCGTGGCGGAGCTGACGAGGCAGCtcgaggagcaggagcagcgcgcggcggaggccgcggagCAGGaagcggggcggcgggaggaggccgaggggaAGCTgcgtgcggcggaggaggcggcggagcgcgcCGGGAAGGAGGCCCAGGAGCACGCCGCCGAGCTGCGGAAGCACAGGGCGGCGCTCGCGGAGCTCGCGACCGCGCGGCGGGAGCTGGAGGCGGAGCTtgcccgcgcggcgcggcgcggggacgcggcggaggcggagctcggggaggccCTCGAGcgccgcgacgaggccgcgtcgacggcggcggagctctCCGCGGAGTGCGCGCGCCTGCGGCGCGACGCGGAGCACAAGGACAAGATCCTCTCCGCGATGCTGCGCAAGTCCAAGATCGACATGGAGGACAGGGAGATGCTGGTGCGCGAGGTGAAGATGTGCAAGGCCAGGCGGAAGCAGGCGGAGCTGGAGGCCGACCGGTGGCGGAAGATGTGGGAGTCCCGCCATCGCCGCGGTTCCAGGTCGTCGGCGaggtgcgccgccgcggcggaccaCCCTGGCTGCTCCGACAAGCTGACAtcccccgacgccgccgtggcgccgtgCGCGCACGACACCAAGATACTCTTCGTGGACCGCGTcgaggacgccgacgccgccaagaaATGCCGGcacacggcggcgccgccgccgccgccgacgaaggATCCCACCACCGTCGAATGCGTCGACCGCTATCCCAGCCACGTCGACGACAAGCCTGGTACGTTTGCTCTTTCCAGCATTAAGTACACAAACATGTCAGAATTCAATTCCAAAAGTTCGATTTCGTTGCGTTCCAGTAATAAATGAACACCACGAACATGTTCGCGAATTTGATTTTTCGTCAAGAATTTGAGAAACACGACACGTTTTTCTTACGAGTTTGTATGATTTTTTTGCAGTGGTGGAGGAGTACCAGGATTTGCAGGAGTGGTTCAAGATGGAGACGGAGAAGTACACGAGCATGATCCGGCGCCGGCACagcgcggaggtggaggcgttcACGGAGCAGCTCCGGCTCAAGGACGAGAAGCTGGAGGCGTtccggtggcgcgcggcgagcATGGACGCCGAGGCGTCGCGGCTCCGGTCCAGGCTCCAGGAGCTCGAGGCGCGGCTGTCGGAGCAGGagcagcgccgcgccgcgctggAGGCGCTGCTCGTCGCTAGGGACGACGAGAACCGGTCGCTCATGGAGCGGCTCGCCGCGTCGGACGACCAGGGGCGTGccctcgacgtcgtcgtcgtcgacggcggcggcggcggttgcgagCATCGCGCTCCGCGCTCGCCGGAGGGCGCTGAGGCTGCGGATGCTCGTCTCGCGGTCGCGGAGATCAAATCGCTCGAGCCGGTTTCGCCGGGTGGGGACACGAACAAGGTGTTCGACATGGAAGAAACAGAGGCGCGCGACGTCGAGATCTCGGTTCAGAACGACGTGTCCGCCGCGGTGTCGCCGGACGAGCTTCAGCTGGTCGAACACGACGACCACCGGGCGATCGCGCCGGCGCGAAACTCGTACACATGCGAgatcgaggaggaagaagacgaggagaaggaactgccctcctcctcctcctcctcctcgctcgcGCTCGTggtcgcggcgccgccggagcagaGGACCACGGCTTCCAAGATGGACATCCAAGCGCTCGCCGTGTCGTACAAGATCAAGAGGCTGAAGCAGCAGCTGCTCGTCCTCGAGAATCtggccgccgcagcagccggaGGCAAGGACACGGTGACCACCGCAACAAATCCGTCAaccaacaccgccgccgccacagccgccggcggcggcggcggcggcaggcagcaGTATCCGAGGAGCTACCAGATGATGGTGTCCTTCCTGAGCAAGCACGTCAAGAGGTACCAGTCCCTCGAGGACAAGATCGACGACCTCTGCACAAGAATGGTACTACGTGTTTGTAATTGTATCCAAGTTCTTGGACATCGTGttcgcgacggcggc encodes the following:
- the LOC9266554 gene encoding uncharacterized protein isoform X1; translated protein: MSMSMSTATTTPAVLRLSTDMAMSECAATMPATTAHHHHHHAVAYFGLSCALAVLHRRSGGGGGGCDLGAGPRRCRWSRRRELALRERVGELEREVEELRRRRGEDARANEKVAGIFAAHEQRWFAERKGLRRQVHAVVAAARAREAAHGEAVAELTRQLEEQEQRAAEAAEQEAGRREEAEGKLRAAEEAAERAGKEAQEHAAELRKHRAALAELATARRELEAELARAARRGDAAEAELGEALERRDEAASTAAELSAECARLRRDAEHKDKILSAMLRKSKIDMEDREMLVREVKMCKARRKQAELEADRWRKMWESRHRRGSRSSARCAAAADHPGCSDKLTSPDAAVAPCAHDTKILFVDRVEDADAAKKCRHTAAPPPPPTKDPTTVECVDRYPSHVDDKPVVEEYQDLQEWFKMETEKYTSMIRRRHSAEVEAFTEQLRLKDEKLEAFRWRAASMDAEASRLRSRLQELEARLSEQEQRRAALEALLVARDDENRSLMERLAASDDQGRALDVVVVDGGGGGCEHRAPRSPEGAEAADARLAVAEIKSLEPVSPGGDTNKVFDMEETEARDVEISVQNDVSAAVSPDELQLVEHDDHRAIAPARNSYTCEIEEEEDEEKELPSSSSSSSLALVVAAPPEQRTTASKMDIQALAVSYKIKRLKQQLLVLENLAAAAAGGKDTVTTATNPSTNTAAATAAGGGGGGRQQYPRSYQMMVSFLSKHVKRYQSLEDKIDDLCTRMEESKRGGGRERHHRRRRQRRESEEDGSGDREQSAALARFLEETFQLQRYMVATGQKLLEMQSRIAPSLERAAGNGGGNDGVDMGRFMDVVGALLRDVQRGLEVRIARIIGDLEGTLTFHGILHTTF
- the LOC9266554 gene encoding uncharacterized protein isoform X2, which encodes MAMSECAATMPATTAHHHHHHAVAYFGLSCALAVLHRRSGGGGGGCDLGAGPRRCRWSRRRELALRERVGELEREVEELRRRRGEDARANEKVAGIFAAHEQRWFAERKGLRRQVHAVVAAARAREAAHGEAVAELTRQLEEQEQRAAEAAEQEAGRREEAEGKLRAAEEAAERAGKEAQEHAAELRKHRAALAELATARRELEAELARAARRGDAAEAELGEALERRDEAASTAAELSAECARLRRDAEHKDKILSAMLRKSKIDMEDREMLVREVKMCKARRKQAELEADRWRKMWESRHRRGSRSSARCAAAADHPGCSDKLTSPDAAVAPCAHDTKILFVDRVEDADAAKKCRHTAAPPPPPTKDPTTVECVDRYPSHVDDKPVVEEYQDLQEWFKMETEKYTSMIRRRHSAEVEAFTEQLRLKDEKLEAFRWRAASMDAEASRLRSRLQELEARLSEQEQRRAALEALLVARDDENRSLMERLAASDDQGRALDVVVVDGGGGGCEHRAPRSPEGAEAADARLAVAEIKSLEPVSPGGDTNKVFDMEETEARDVEISVQNDVSAAVSPDELQLVEHDDHRAIAPARNSYTCEIEEEEDEEKELPSSSSSSSLALVVAAPPEQRTTASKMDIQALAVSYKIKRLKQQLLVLENLAAAAAGGKDTVTTATNPSTNTAAATAAGGGGGGRQQYPRSYQMMVSFLSKHVKRYQSLEDKIDDLCTRMEESKRGGGRERHHRRRRQRRESEEDGSGDREQSAALARFLEETFQLQRYMVATGQKLLEMQSRIAPSLERAAGNGGGNDGVDMGRFMDVVGALLRDVQRGLEVRIARIIGDLEGTLTFHGILHTTF